From the genome of uncultured Fusobacterium sp.:
CTATGCTTGCAGCTAAAATGAAAAATGGAAGAAACTGTTTTGAAGTATTAGCTGAAGAGGGAAAACTTGATGTATTAAATGAAAATAAAGAAATACCTGAGATTGTTGTATTTGATGGAAAAACTCAACCTGTATTTGATTACAAAGAGTGTCTATTTGAAAAAGTTTTTGTGGAAACTCCATTGGATACAGATAATGATGGAAAAAGAGATCTAATAGCAGTTTATATAAGAAGACCAAAGGAAACATTAAAGGGAATGAAAGTTCCGGCTATATATGTAGCTGACCCATATATGCTAACTTGTATAGATGAATGGTATGAAAATATGCCAAATGTAGATTTAGATTTAAAGGTTTTTGAAGATCAAAATATAACTGCTGAAGATGTACAATATAAAGGAAGAGAGAGAAAACTACCTTTAGAAAGAGAGAGCAAAGGAGAGGCTAAAACATCTGAAACAGAGGAGATAACTTTAGATTGTATTACAGCTTGGTACAACTATTTTAACTCAAGAGGATTTGCATCGGTATATTCTGCTGGAGTGGGAACTAAAGGCTCAGAAGGAATGAACTGTTGTGGTTCTGAAGAGGAAAAAATCTGGGTAATAGCTGTAATTGAATGGTTATGTGGAAAGAGAAAAGCTTATACAAATAAAACAGATAATATTGAAATTAAAGCTGATTGGTGTAATGGAAAAGTTGCTATGTCAGGAAAATCATATTTAGGAACTTTAAGTATAGCAGCAGCATCAACAGGTGTTGAGGGATTAAAAACTATAATACCAGAAGCAGCAATTTCAAGTTGGTATAATTATTACCATGGAAATGGACTTAATATGGCTCCAGTAGGATGGCAAGGTGATGATGCAGATCTTTTAACTGGACATTGTAGAAGTAGAAATCTAAATGAACTTCCTCACTTAAATGAATTAGCAGATGATGTTATCCAATATTTGAGAAAAGGAATGGATAGAGAGAATGGTAACTATAATAGTTTCTGGGATGAGAGAAACTATCTGAAAGATATAAAAAATATGAAAGCAAGTGCTTTTATTGTCCATGGAATCAATGACTGGAATGTAAAAACTATTCACTCTCACCTTTTCTGGAAAGAGATGGAGAAATATAATATTCCTAAAAAGATGATACTTCATCAAGGAGATCATATCTATATCCATGATTTAAAAGGAATAGATTTTAATGATATTATGAATAGATGGTTAAGCCACTGGCTATATGATATAGATAATAATGTTATGGAAGAAGTGCCAGAGGTATTGATTCAAGATAACTTAGATATCTATAAATGGCATACTACTTATGATGGAGATCAAGTTGAATACTTTATTGACAGCAGTAAAAAATTAACTAGATCTGGAGAAAAATCAGATAGAGAAGTAAATTTAAAAGATGATATTGACTCTACAAAATTTGATAGAGAGAAAAAGAATTTTGAAGAGTGGCAAAAGGATATGATCTTAGATGTAGAGGAGAAAAGAGATTATCGTCTAGTTTATTTAACAGATAAATTAGAAGATGATTTGAGAGTATCTGGAGATATCACTGTTGAAATTGAGGCTGCAACAGATAGTGAAACAGGAATATTAAGTGCAATGTTAGTTGATCTTGGAGAAGATAGAAGAGCTACTGTTGAGCAATATAAGACAGGAGAGAAAAATATATATCTAGGAAAAAATGGTGGATATATGGAGGAAAAAGATTTTGTAATTGAAAAAGATCCGTCACCATTTAAAATAATCAGTAGAGGATCAATCAATATTCAAAATAGAGAGAATAACTATTGTAAAAAATCAGTAGAAAAAGATAAATTCTATAAATATACTTTCAATATGGTTCCAACAGATTATACAATAAGAAAAGGACATAGAATGGAATTAGTAATATTAGGAAGTGATGTTGAAATAACAACTAGACCTAAGAAAGTAACTAATTATAGAGTAAAAGAAAACAGTTTAAAATTAAGAGTTCCAATGATAATCAAATAGAGCATAAAAAAAGATAACTAAAGGTTGAAAAAATCTGTAGTTATCTTTTTTATTTTGATAAAAATATTGCAAAGTTAAAATAATCTGTTAAACTAAAATTAGGAGAGATATTAAAAATCTTTTGGAGGAAAAAATGTTAGAGAGATTAAGAGAAGAAGTTAAAAAAAGAGTAAAGAAAAAAAGATATATACATATACTAGGAGTAGAGGAAAAAGCTGCTGAATTAGCAGAAAAATATGGAGTTGATGAGGAAAAATGTAGAATAGCTGCAATTTTACATGATGTGGCTAAAGAGATGGAAATAAAAGAGATGGAGAGAATTTGTAGAGAAAATTTCTCTGATGAATTGACAGAAAAGGATATGGATATAAGCGAGATACTTCATGGATTTGTAGGATCTATAGTTGCAAGAGATGAGTTTAAGATATCTGATGAAAGCATATTAAATGGAATAAAGTATCATACTGTGGGAAAAAAGGGGTTAGATACTTTAGGCAGAATAATATATATTGCAGATGCTATTGAGAAAAATAGAGATTATCCAGGAGTTGAAAATATTAGAGCGGAAGTTGCTAAGGATTTAGATAAGGGAATTATTTTTGAAATAGATAGAAAAATTAATTATCTTTCCAGTGTAGGAGGAAAAATTCATAAAAATACTATGGAGATGAGAGATTGGTTAGCAGAAAATAGTAATGGGAGGTAAAAAATGAAT
Proteins encoded in this window:
- a CDS encoding Xaa-Pro dipeptidyl-peptidase, with amino-acid sequence MTKKSIDKKIIELFPKFQLKSEFLQYALKTLGYINNEDFTEENIIQFATDLGLETEIEEELNDATYELSLYSMLAAKMKNGRNCFEVLAEEGKLDVLNENKEIPEIVVFDGKTQPVFDYKECLFEKVFVETPLDTDNDGKRDLIAVYIRRPKETLKGMKVPAIYVADPYMLTCIDEWYENMPNVDLDLKVFEDQNITAEDVQYKGRERKLPLERESKGEAKTSETEEITLDCITAWYNYFNSRGFASVYSAGVGTKGSEGMNCCGSEEEKIWVIAVIEWLCGKRKAYTNKTDNIEIKADWCNGKVAMSGKSYLGTLSIAAASTGVEGLKTIIPEAAISSWYNYYHGNGLNMAPVGWQGDDADLLTGHCRSRNLNELPHLNELADDVIQYLRKGMDRENGNYNSFWDERNYLKDIKNMKASAFIVHGINDWNVKTIHSHLFWKEMEKYNIPKKMILHQGDHIYIHDLKGIDFNDIMNRWLSHWLYDIDNNVMEEVPEVLIQDNLDIYKWHTTYDGDQVEYFIDSSKKLTRSGEKSDREVNLKDDIDSTKFDREKKNFEEWQKDMILDVEEKRDYRLVYLTDKLEDDLRVSGDITVEIEAATDSETGILSAMLVDLGEDRRATVEQYKTGEKNIYLGKNGGYMEEKDFVIEKDPSPFKIISRGSINIQNRENNYCKKSVEKDKFYKYTFNMVPTDYTIRKGHRMELVILGSDVEITTRPKKVTNYRVKENSLKLRVPMIIK
- the yqeK gene encoding bis(5'-nucleosyl)-tetraphosphatase (symmetrical) YqeK, which encodes MLERLREEVKKRVKKKRYIHILGVEEKAAELAEKYGVDEEKCRIAAILHDVAKEMEIKEMERICRENFSDELTEKDMDISEILHGFVGSIVARDEFKISDESILNGIKYHTVGKKGLDTLGRIIYIADAIEKNRDYPGVENIRAEVAKDLDKGIIFEIDRKINYLSSVGGKIHKNTMEMRDWLAENSNGR